DNA sequence from the Sediminibacillus dalangtanensis genome:
TCGAAACTGCATCCATTGCAAAATATAAAGGGCATGTCCAGTTTCAGTCAGTCTGGTTTGCTTATGACGAGAAAGAGTATGTCTTGAAAAATATTGATTTGGACATTCGGCCGGGAGAAACAGCAGCTTTTGTGGGACATACCGGATCCGGCAAAAGCTCAATCATGAATTTGCTGTTCCGGTTCTATGATCCGCAGGAAGGAAACATTTTGATTGATGGCAAGGAGATTGTTGGTTTGTCGAGACAACAAGTAAGAAGCCATATGGGAATCGTATTGCAGGATCCGTTTCTTTTCACGGGCACCATTTTGTCGAATGTAACCATGAATGATCCAACTATTTCCCGGGAAATGGCGATAGATGCATTAAAGGCGGTTGGTGCTGACCGGTTCATCGAGCGACTGCCAGGTCAGTATGAAGAGCCCGTTAAAGAAGGCGGAAATACATTCTCCATGGGAGAACGGCAGCTGATTTCCTTTGCACGCGCTCTGGCATTCGATCCTTCCATTCTGATTCTTGATGAGGCTACGGCCAATATCGATACAGAAACGGAAAACGTTATTCAAGAAGCATTGAATGTACTGAAAAAGGGACGTACGACCTTGATTATCGCCCACCGACTCTCAACAATCCAGCAGGCGGATAACATCTTTGTTCTGGAGCATGGTACAATCAAAGAACAAGGCAATCACCAAAGTTTGCTGGAGCAGGCCGGCCTCTATTATCAAATGTATCAGATGCAGCAGGGCAGGCTGAAGGAGCAGGTCATTTAAGTAAGACGCGAAAGCGTGGGGTGTGTAAATGGCGAATTCAGATGACCGCAAACAGGATATCATCGATAAAGATTTGTATGAAGAAATCCCGGAGGAAGAGCTGTTGGAAATCCTCCAACAAGAAAAACGGAAGTCTCGTGAGAAAGAACGGGAAGAACGTGACAGACCAAAACGCCCTTTTCCGAAATGGGCGTTTTGGTTGATTGCCGCTGCAATGATGTTCAATGTCATCGCTTTGCTGCCAAACACGTTCTCGATACCTGCTATCAACTTTTTGATCACCTCTTCCAAACTGTCGGCGAACGAAGAAATAAGCAGCTATAAACCCGCCGTCGTGGTTATCGAAGCAGGAAATAGTCGGGGCACGGGCTTTTCCATCACAGCAGATGGAAAGATTTTGACCAATCAACATGTAATCGAAGGAGAGAGACGGATTTTGGCTGCTTATCCGGATGAAGGATTATTTAAAGCGGAAGTTATTGCTTCTTATCCTGACATCGATTTAGCTGTACTCCAGGTAGAAGGTGAAGGTTTACCGCACTTGGAATTAGCTGAAAGCAGCCGTTTTACCGAAGAAGAACACTTTTACTTTATAGGGAATCCATTGCGGTTTCAGGGGATTGCCAATGAAGGTGAAATTATTGGTTATACGCAGCTGCGGGATTGGGAAGAGCGGGTGCTGATGCTAAAAGCGCCTGTTTATCGGGGCAATAGCGGAAGTCCGGTTATCAATGAAGCTGGAAAAGTAATCGGTGTGGTGTTTGCTACGCTTGATCATGAAGAACACGGAAAAGTCGGCCTTGCCGTTCCGATTGAATATTATTATGAAAAACAATAAATGCAGCCACCCGCAGGAGTAGAAATTATCCTGCGGGTTTTTCTGTGTGGCACTGTACCCATGCTCTGGATTCAGAACAGTGTAACGTAGTAGGGGAAAGCACTCATCAAACAACAGAATGAAAGAAGGTTTTTACTGATTTTTCATTGCACACCCGAATGCATAAAGAAGTGCTTTAAACTCCTGAGCTTCCTTTCGTTCTAATTTTGCAGAGGAGAAAGCCTGTTGAATGAATAGAAAGTGTGAAGGGCGGCTCATCTCAACAAAAGTTGTCCTATCCAAGTTTGATTTGCTCCTTTTCGCCAGCATGTCTGCTGCGTTTTACGGACGTAAGACAAGGGTATTTGAAAAGAAAAAGGAGGAATGACAATGCTTTACTATGTATCCTCATTGTACGACTATCAATTAAAGGCAAGTGATGGTGAACTGGGTAAAGTAAAAGAACTATACTTTGATGATAAGCAATGGGTTCTCCGTTATTTTGGAGTGGATACTAGAAAATGGCTCCCGGGCAAAAAAGTGCTCTTGTCTCCAAGGTCTTTCCAAGCAATTGATGACGAGAACCAGGCAATCGAGCTGTCCAGCGATAAAGAAACGGTAAGGAACAGTCCTTCACTTGATGAGAGTTCGCCGTTGTCCAGAGAGTATGAAATGACGCTTACCCGATATTATGGCTGGGCACCATACTGGACCGGCGGACTGCTTTGGGGCCGGCAGGATGTACCATTAGTTGGAGCTGTTACCAATTCCGATCAGGCTGAGAGTTTATCAGAGAACCGAGAAGAAACCCTGGCAGAAGAATTGACACATAATTTACGGGAAATGGACGACCTGACGGATAAATTTACTGTTCATGCTTCGGATGGGAAAATCGGAACAATTGATGATGTTTTACTGGATGGAGAAAACTGGAAATTACGCTATCTAGTCGTAAAAAACGGTCAAGACTTCTCTTGGAAATATTCATTGCTCTCTCCTGACTGGACGCAGTCAGTAGACTGGGTCGACTACAACCTGTACCTTGATGTTACACAGGAAACGGTGAAAAATGGTCCGGGAATTTCGGATAAACAGCAAATAACCAGAGAAACTGAACAAGAGTTGCACACAGCTTATGGTAAAAAAACCTACTGGACCTATTAAACATCCCATTGAAATTGGCAACGCACCCCCAATCACCATGATCGGGGGTGCGAATTTTTATATTTAGCTAAAAAAATCTCGAAGTGAAGATTGTAATAATAATCGTTTTAACTACAGTATGTTCTCCAGCTCTTCCACGAATTTTGTAACTTCATGACAGCTTTTTAAACAAAATGTAATCTTCCTGTGATAGCTTCCTGTATTCTGTTTCGGTATCATTAGTCATATTAAAGAATAATGGAGATTATCATGCAGAATAAAAATAAACGAACAATACAACACAGCATATTAAAAAAAACACCCAGAAAAAAACTGCGATATTCGAAATTTTTAAAGGCTGGAGGTGATGAGGGTTGATCACTCATCGCTCTGCTACGGATGATAAGCAGCGTTTAGAAGATTTAATTGAAATGGTGCAGGCCGGAAACGAGGAAGTGCAAAACAGGCTGCTAAAAGCGTATCAACCTTTTGTCGCCAAAAGTGTTTCTGATGTATGTAAACGATATATAGATCCTCAAATAGATGACGAGTTTAGCGTTGGGCTGTTGGCATTCAACGAAGCAATGCTTTCTTACTCGGCGGATAAAGGCAGCTCGTTTCTGTCGTTTGCCCGATTGGTCGTGAAGCGTCGTGTCATCGATTATATCAGGCAGGAACAAACCAAGACTGCTGCTGCATCCATTGACGAGCCATTAGAGGATGCCCAACTGGAAAATCCTTCTGAGGTAAATGCAGCAAAAGCAATTTACCAGGATCAGGTAGACAGCTGGTATCGAAGAGAAGAAATCAGAGATTTGCAAGATAAGCTCAAAGAATATAAATTGTCCTTTGAGGAGCTTACGGTTATTTCGCCGAAGCATCGTGATGCACGAGAATCCGCCATCCGGGTGGCCAGAGTGCTTTATGAAAATGAATTTCTGAGAAGCTATGTCCTAAAGAAGAGAAAAATTCCGATTAAAAATCTGGTTAACTATGTGGATGTCAGCAAAAAAACATTAGAGAGAAACAGAAAATTCATTTTGGCCATTTTTATTATTCTCAGTGGGGATTATATTTATTTAAAAGATTATCTAAAGGGGTTGGGTTAGTGAAAAGAGGAATCATCATGGAGCGGCATCGCCATTACATAGTTGTGATGGATAAGTATGGTGTATTCCACAAAGCCGAACCTGTTGCTTCCGCAGAGGTCGGCGCAGAGGTGGAATTTAAACCGATTCAGAACGGTCGCTTCCATCGCTTTTTGTTAACTGGGAAGTCAGTGAACAAGCGTACGAAAATCGCTGTTATGACGGTCCTGGTTATGCTGATCACCTTTCCGCTTTACGCGTGGTACAACGGTGGCAAAGTGTATGCGTATGTCAATGTTGATATCAATCCGAGTGTAGAAATGGAAGTAGATGAAGCGATGAAGGTGAAAAGCATCAGACCGTTGAACGATGATGCTGAGCAAATACTAGTCGAGTTAGGTCCATCCTGGAAAAATAAAACAGTAGAAGAGGTGACTTCTCTTCTGATTGAGCAGGGAAAGAAAGACCAGCTTATCGATGGGGAAAACGTCGTGATTATTGGGGTCAGTTACTTAGATGGCCGGGAAAAAGAAAAATATATTACCGATACATTGGATGAATATTTTAATCGGCATCCACAAGAGGAACTTAGTGTTGCAACATTCGAAGTACCCGAGAAAATCCGTGAAGCTGCAAGATCTGAGAGTAAATCCATGAATGAATTGTTCGCTGAAGAGGTCGATAAACAGGTCGAATCCGATACGGAAGCATTGCAAATCGATGATCAGGAAAAAGAACTTATACAATCTTATTATCATAAAGATGATCACGTGGAAGATAAAGCTGACGACAGGGATTCCGGTGATACCGTAACAGAACAGACTGACAGTAGGTCCGAATCATCTAATGACTTGAAAAACAGCCAAAGCGATACAGTCAAACAAACAGTGGCTTCCCAGGAAAATCGTGAGGATTCAACAGGGAAAACGGATGCCGAAAAAAAGGTAGATACCAAAGAACAGACAGAAAAAAAGCACTCCAATCCTGTTGATGATGCAAAGAAAACAAAGAAACAGGAAACAAACCAGCAAAAAGAATCGAGTCCAAAACACGATATGGAAAGCAAAAGCAATCAGGAACATTCCATGAAACACGTCCAGCCCGAAAAATCGAACAAGAAAAAAAACAAACAAGCAAACAGAAAAAAACAAAGACACCACCAGCAAAAGAACCGGGATACTGACAACCACTCACGTGGACACGGTAATAGAAGTAAAATGGACAAGCACGATAACCCTTCCCATAGCCATCATTAAAGAAAAGCTCTTTTCCATCAATCGGAAAGGGGTTTTTTTGCGAGGCAAGAAAGATGAAGGAGGCTTGTTGGGATTGTACATTGAGCAGCCGTTTGGTTTTTAGTTGGTGATCTATACTTAATCCATTACAATAAATGTATACAAATGCGGAGAGGGAGCTGCAAAAATGGAGTCAAGAAAACCGAGAATAGGTATTGTCGGGCTAGGAAATATTGCACAAAAAGCCTACCTGCCTATCTTAATGAAGGAAACGGACTGGCAATTAGCGGGGGCCTATTCACCCAACCAAGCGAAACGGGAGAAGCTGTGCAAAAATTTTCGGATAAACAGCATCAACAGTCTGGCAGCGCTGTCTTCCAAAAGTGACGCTGTATTTGTTCATACATCCACAGAAACGCACTATGAGGTCGTTTCCTATTTGCTTGGACAAGGAAAAGACGTATATGTCGATAAACCATTGGCGGCCAGCCTAGATCAAGCAGTTCGGCTCGCAGAATTAAGTGAAGAGACTGGCAGAAAACTGATGGTCGGTTTTAACCGTCGATTCGCACCGTTGTATAGGAAAGCGAGAGAAATGTCAGTGGGATTCGATTGGGTGCAAATGGAAAAACACCGGACGGACAGTATCGGACCGGATTCATTTGCTTTCACGATGCTTGACGATTATTTGCACATAATCGATACCATCCGCTGGTTGGCGGATCAAAGTGAATTGAAAGTCACGGATTTGTTTACAAGGGAAAACGAGACCGGGCAAATGTTGCTTGCCAAACATTCTTTTCAAACGAACGGGCAACACTTCACCACGGCGATGCATCGGCGTGCCGGAACAAATCTGGAGAAGCTGGAAATAGTGAATGAACAATCGATAATCCGGGTAAATAATTTAAATACACTGCAGGTGGAAGCAGAAGGCTGTGTAACAGAAAGTTCTTCTGCTTCATGGGAAGAACTGTTGACGACTAAAGGGTTTACCGGAGCAGTGTCCCATTTTATTTCAGCGATCAAGAATGATAAAACCCCTGATGTGGATGGTTGGGATGCTGTGAAATCCCAACAGCTGCTTGATAAATTAATCGACAGGCATCAGCGAAAGTAATCCATCGTAACAAATGGCATCAAAGATAGAAAGGGTTCGATTTATATGTCCAAACTGGACTTGAAGCAATTTGAGAAAAAGCTAATCGTACGAACCATAAAGGAAGAAGATATTCCGCAAATTCTAAAGCTGCAGAAGTCCTGTTTCCCGCATATGGATCCGTGGAAACCAGAGCATCTACAAAGCCACTTGGAACATTTTCCAGAAGGCCAGTTTTGTGTGGAATTGGATGGGGATATCATCGGAAGCTGTTCTAGTTTGATTATCAACTTCGATGAATATGATGACAAACATACCTGGGATGACATTACCGACGAGGGCTATATAACCAACCACGATCCAGAAGGGTACAATCTATATGGCATCGAGGTAATGGTTGATCCTGAATACCAAGGAATGAAAATCGGCAAACGCTTGTATGAAGCACGAAAAGAACTGGCCAGAGAATTAAACTTAAAAAGTATTATTATCGGTGGTCGGATTCCGAATTACCATAAGTACCAGGATCAATTGACACCGAGACAATATGTCGAGGAAGTGATCGAGAAAAAGATTTACGATCCGGTTTTGACGTTCCAAATCATGAATGGATTTACCATTATGCGCATCAATCCAGGCTATTTGCCTGACGACGTGCAGTCAGCAAAGTATGCGACACTGATGGAATGGAACAACATCGATTACCGTGCGAAATCAAAACGGCATTTTAAGACGGCCTATCCGGTGCGGATTACGGTGATTCAGTACATGATGAAAAATATTGAGTCCTTTGAAGAATTTGCCCGGCAAGCAGAGTATTATGTGGACGTGGCTTACGACTTTGGATCTGACTTTGCTGTCTTCCCTGAAATTTTCACGACCCAACTGATGTCGTTTCTGGAGGAAAAAGTTCCATCAAAGGCAGTACGCCGCTTGACCGAATATACAGAAGAGTACATCGAGTTATTTACTTACTTGGCGATGAAATACAACATTAATATCGTCGGAGGCTCTCATTTTGTGGAAGAGGATGATCATATTTATAACATCGCTTACCTTTTCCGCAGGGATGGTACCATTGAAAAACAGTACAAAATTCATGTCACGCCGAATGAAAGGAAGTGGTGGGGGATACAGCCAGGCGATGCCGTCAAGGTGTTCGACACGGACTGCGGCAAAATCGCCATCCAAGTTTGTTATGATATCCAATTCCCTGAACTGACAAGATATGCGGTTGACCAGGGAGCAAACATTATCTTCGTGCCGTTCTGTACCGATGACAGGCAAGGTTATCTTCGTGTCAGATATTGTGCGCAGGCCCGTGCTGTTGAAAATCAAGTATATACGGTGATTGCCGGAACAGTAGGCAATTTGACGCAAGTCGAAAACATGGACATTCAGTATGCACAATCGGGTATTTTTACTCCATCAGATTTTGAATTTGCCCGGGACGGGATTATTGGTGAATGCCACCCTAACATCGAAACCGTCGTGGTCGGGGACGTGGACTTGGAAATCTTGCGCAGACAGCGTAAATCAGGCACGGTCCGGCAGTTGCGCGATCGAAGACGCGATTTGTTCGAAATCAATTATAAAAAATTAAATACGGGAGAAAACGATCAGAAGAAGGGATGATCAATCATGCTCAAGGGACAAGTGGCAATTGTAACGGGGGCATCCCGCGGCATTGGCAAAGCGATTGCCCGTGAGCTTGCCAAAAATGGAGCAAAGCTAACGATTACAGGAAGTTCAGACGAAGTTCACCGTACCAAGCGGGAATTGGAGGATGAGGGCTGTCAGGACATTTTATCTTTTCGTGCCGATGTAACCAAAGAGATAGAGGTCGATCAGGTAGTACAATCCACCAGGACGTCGTTAGGCTCGGTTGATATCCTTGTGAACAATGCTGGAGTGGGGGTATCGAAAAAAGTAGAGGACATAACGGTTGAAGAATGGAGAAAAACGTTCGAAGTCAATGTCCAAGGGGTATTCCTGTTTACGAAAGCAGTAATCCCGATAATGAAGCAACAGCAGTCGGGTACGATTATTACCGTTTCCTCGGATGTAGCCCGCTATTCACTTGCAGATAAAGGTTCCTTATATACAGCAACCAAGTATGCCGTTCAAGGATTTATTGGTTCGGTTGCTCAGGAGTTGCAACAAGACGGTATCCGGGTCAGCACCATAAATCCGGGGCTCGTCGATACCAATTTAGCAGACACCAAAAAAGACGAAACCAGTAAAAAGGATTGGCTGAAAGCGGAAGAAGTAGCTGAGGCAGTACGATACATGGCGGAAGCCCCTAAACATATGGTAATCGACGAGATGTATTTACATCCACTCTGTCAAGAATACCCGCGTACATGAAAGAGGCTAGGATAAAAGCATAGTGACCAAATAAAAACCGAACGATTCCCTTTCGAAATCGTTCGGTTTTAGTCTTTGGCCGCCCAAGCTTGTTTTTACAATTCGATTTCGATCGCCGGTGTGTGGGCCATGGCATGATCGATATAGTGAAGAAGATTTTCATGGGAATCGATGACGGTTTGTTCGCTTCGTGTATAGTGAAAGGCATGTAAGAACGTTTCGATTTTTTTGGCTAAAAAATCGTCCTGGGTCCGCACCATCAATACAAGCAAGTCATCCCATTGTCCCCAAAGTGTATAATACAATGCTTTGTCATAGTCAGGTATCACCATTTTCATCCCTCTTTCTGAAGGGTTGTTTTTAGTTTTGCCTCAGACTTTCAAAACAATTTACGTGCGTTTATGGAGAGGATGGAAATTGTTTACGGAAGGACGGCAATTAAAGGTACAAGTTGATTGTTTTTACCAACGATTGGTGTTTTGTAGAAGCGAATAAACCTCCATTCTTGAACCATACTAGCATTAAACCTGATAGAAGGAGGAATACACCATGAAATGGAAAGCAATAGGTGTCACGTTATTAGGTACCGCAATGCTAATGGGCTGCCAAAACAATGATGGCAACCAAACTGGCCAAGGTACCGATGATAACGGGGTACAGCAGACTCGATTCAACAACACAACAGATTATCCGAACCAGGGCAACAGACCTGGAGACGATGACTGGATGGACAATCGTAACATGGCAAACAACGGAGAAAATGCCGATAACCAAGGCAATCAAAATGGAAACAACGACCAGTATGAGGTAGATGAGCAGCTGGGAGACCGGATTGCCGAACAAGTCGATGACATCGACCGCGCCTATGTGCTGACTACCGGTAACAATGTTTATGTAGCTGCCGAATTGAACAAGGGAACGAACGGAAACAATGGTAACGGCGGCAATAATAATGATACCGGCGGCAACAATAATGGAGACGATGGCAATAATGCCAATTTCGGTAACAACGGGAATAATGGCAACAACAATGGCACGAACGGAAATAATGGAAACAACGGTGGTGACAATCAAGTCAGCAACAGAATCAAAGAAGAGGTTTCCAAAGTGGTGAAAGAAGCTGATGACAATGTGGAAAATGTTTATGTTTCCACGAACCCGGATTTCGTTAATCTGACCAATAACTATGCTCAGGACGTCCAAAACGGCGAGCCAGTAGAAGGATTTTTTGAACAGTTCGGTGAAATGACCCAGCGTCTTTTCCCGCAAAACCGATAGGGATTTTTTTTTGCTATGTGAACAAAGCGGCTGACCATTTCAAATGGCCAGCCGTTTTTTATTGTAAGAGGAAATGACTGTGTGTGGATCATTATTGGCTGAACCAGCCACGTCCAGATCCAACGCCTAGCCCCTCGAGGTCTTAAGCCCACCCTCTGTGTGACAAAAGAGCGCCACTTCGAAGCTTTGCTTAAGCTTGTCGGAGGCCGAAACGTTGTGGGTCATGAAGGCGTTACCACAGGCCGTGGAGGCTTTAGCCTGTACTCCTATAAACAGGCGTTTGCGCTTTTGTCCTTGTATAGGAAATGATAAATTTAACTGTCTGTGGATAATTATTGGCTGAAACAGCCACGTCCAACTCCAGCGCCTACCCCCTCGAGGTCTTAAGCCCAGCCTCGGTGTGGCAAAAAGCGCCACGCCGAGGCTGTTCTTAAGCTTGTCGGGGGTGAGCAAGGCGCTTGCGCTTTTGTTCTTGAAAATAGTAAATATGGCCAGGACCCTTTTCCTCTTCATCCAAGAATTTAGTGGTTAAATCGCTGTTCCTATCGATCGTCCATGAATGAACATCGAAGCAGCAAAAGTCAGCAGTCTGCATTATCAATAACTCCGCTTAATTGATAAAGCCCATTTAATATGTTATATTATTACCGATAATCCCAATAAAACATAGTGTATTAGTATGAATTTAAAAATGGGAGTTGAAAAATGAATGGGCCGTGAATTTATCGATTTATTTAATGAGTGGGCTGGTTCTTATGATGAAACCGTAACAGGTCATGATCCTCAGTATCGTGCTGTATTTGATAAATATGATACAATACTTGAAGAAGTCACTAATAATTCCCGGGGGAACGTTTTGGAATTTGGTGTAGGCACAGGCAATCTTTCCAAAAAGCTGATGGACGCAGGCCACAAAGTAATCGGCGTTGAACCTTCCGCGGCAATGCGGGAAGCCACTGCTAAAAAATTTCCTGATTTTCAAGTAGAAGATGGAGATTTTCTTACCTATCCGCAACCGGAAACCCCGATTTCGACTATTGTAAGTACGTATGCCTTTCATCATTTGACTGATGAAGAAAAAGGCCGTGCGATTAAAGGGTTCAGTGAACTGCTTCCTGCGGGAGGAAAAATCGTATTTGCCGATACTGCTTATCAAGACGAGGAAACAAAACAGCAGATCCACCAGCAGGCAAAACAGAACGGGTATAATGACTTATTATATGATTTAACGACCGAATATTACCCGATGCTTGATGTACTGCAATCATTGTTTGAAGACAACGGCTTTTATGTTACGTTTAAACAAATGAATCAATTTGTTTGGCTTATGATTGCCGAGAAGCAGTAACACTAACAAAGGAGTGGAGAAATAATGCCAGAAAAAATGAACGTGGAAAGTTTCAACCTTGACCATACGAAAGTAAAAGCACCTTATGTCCGCCTGGTTGGAGTAACTACCGGTCAAAGCGGTGATAAAGTTTATAAATATGATATTCGATTTTGCCAGCCGAATAAGGCTCACATGGAAATGCCGGGATTACACTCTATCGAGCATTTGATGGCTGAAAACATCCGCAACCATATCGATAACGTGCTTGATATTGGACCGATGGGCTGTCAGACAGGCTTTTATCTAGCGATTCTTAATAATGACAGTTATGAAGACGTGCTGGATGCATTGGAAAAGACACTGCAGGATGTATTGGAAGCTACCGAAGTGCCTGCTTGCAACGAGGTGCAGTGCGGATGGGCTGCTAACCACAGCTTAGAAGGAGCCAAAAAAATTGCTGCTGACATGCTGGAAAAGAAAGACGAATGGCAGCAAGTTTTTGCAGAATAAGGGGGTAGCTGAATGACTCGTTATCGAAATGTACAAGAGTTGATCGGCAATACCCCACTAGTCGAATTGACCAAGTTCCCCCTTCCTGAGGGGGTTCGTTTTTTTGCGAAATTGGAGTTTTATAACCCTGGCGGCAGTATTAAGGATCGATTAGGTCAGGAGCTGATCAATGATGCGCTCCAAAGTGGCAAAATATCAGAAGGCGGAACCATCATCGAGCCGACTGCCGGCAATACCGGAATTGGATTGGCGCTAGCTGCAATTGATAAAAATGTTTCTGTTACCTTTTGCGTACCGGAACAATTCAGCACGGAAAAACAGGAGCTTATGAAGGCTTTGGGAGCCACTATCGTTCATACCCCTACTGAAAAAGGAATGCGGGGGGCAATAGCCAAGGCGGAGCAGCTTGTCAGGGAGACTCCGAACAGTTATTCACCGCAACAATTTTCCAATGATGCTAATCCCGCTACTTATTACAAGACACTTGGACCGGAAATCTGGCGTGATCTGGATGGCAAAGTCGATGTATTTGTAGCCGGTGCTGGTACTGGTGGTACATTTATGGGCACTGCCCGTTATTTAAAAGAACAGAATCCAGACGTAAAAACCGCCATCGTTGAGCCGGAAGGATCGGTGATTGCTGGGGGAAAATCCGGACCGCAT
Encoded proteins:
- a CDS encoding S1C family serine protease, with the translated sequence MANSDDRKQDIIDKDLYEEIPEEELLEILQQEKRKSREKEREERDRPKRPFPKWAFWLIAAAMMFNVIALLPNTFSIPAINFLITSSKLSANEEISSYKPAVVVIEAGNSRGTGFSITADGKILTNQHVIEGERRILAAYPDEGLFKAEVIASYPDIDLAVLQVEGEGLPHLELAESSRFTEEEHFYFIGNPLRFQGIANEGEIIGYTQLRDWEERVLMLKAPVYRGNSGSPVINEAGKVIGVVFATLDHEEHGKVGLAVPIEYYYEKQ
- a CDS encoding PRC-barrel domain-containing protein yields the protein MLYYVSSLYDYQLKASDGELGKVKELYFDDKQWVLRYFGVDTRKWLPGKKVLLSPRSFQAIDDENQAIELSSDKETVRNSPSLDESSPLSREYEMTLTRYYGWAPYWTGGLLWGRQDVPLVGAVTNSDQAESLSENREETLAEELTHNLREMDDLTDKFTVHASDGKIGTIDDVLLDGENWKLRYLVVKNGQDFSWKYSLLSPDWTQSVDWVDYNLYLDVTQETVKNGPGISDKQQITRETEQELHTAYGKKTYWTY
- the sigI gene encoding RNA polymerase sigma-I factor, with the translated sequence MITHRSATDDKQRLEDLIEMVQAGNEEVQNRLLKAYQPFVAKSVSDVCKRYIDPQIDDEFSVGLLAFNEAMLSYSADKGSSFLSFARLVVKRRVIDYIRQEQTKTAAASIDEPLEDAQLENPSEVNAAKAIYQDQVDSWYRREEIRDLQDKLKEYKLSFEELTVISPKHRDARESAIRVARVLYENEFLRSYVLKKRKIPIKNLVNYVDVSKKTLERNRKFILAIFIILSGDYIYLKDYLKGLG
- a CDS encoding anti-sigma-I factor RsgI family protein gives rise to the protein MKRGIIMERHRHYIVVMDKYGVFHKAEPVASAEVGAEVEFKPIQNGRFHRFLLTGKSVNKRTKIAVMTVLVMLITFPLYAWYNGGKVYAYVNVDINPSVEMEVDEAMKVKSIRPLNDDAEQILVELGPSWKNKTVEEVTSLLIEQGKKDQLIDGENVVIIGVSYLDGREKEKYITDTLDEYFNRHPQEELSVATFEVPEKIREAARSESKSMNELFAEEVDKQVESDTEALQIDDQEKELIQSYYHKDDHVEDKADDRDSGDTVTEQTDSRSESSNDLKNSQSDTVKQTVASQENREDSTGKTDAEKKVDTKEQTEKKHSNPVDDAKKTKKQETNQQKESSPKHDMESKSNQEHSMKHVQPEKSNKKKNKQANRKKQRHHQQKNRDTDNHSRGHGNRSKMDKHDNPSHSHH
- a CDS encoding Gfo/Idh/MocA family protein; this encodes MESRKPRIGIVGLGNIAQKAYLPILMKETDWQLAGAYSPNQAKREKLCKNFRINSINSLAALSSKSDAVFVHTSTETHYEVVSYLLGQGKDVYVDKPLAASLDQAVRLAELSEETGRKLMVGFNRRFAPLYRKAREMSVGFDWVQMEKHRTDSIGPDSFAFTMLDDYLHIIDTIRWLADQSELKVTDLFTRENETGQMLLAKHSFQTNGQHFTTAMHRRAGTNLEKLEIVNEQSIIRVNNLNTLQVEAEGCVTESSSASWEELLTTKGFTGAVSHFISAIKNDKTPDVDGWDAVKSQQLLDKLIDRHQRK
- a CDS encoding bifunctional GNAT family N-acetyltransferase/carbon-nitrogen hydrolase family protein yields the protein MSKLDLKQFEKKLIVRTIKEEDIPQILKLQKSCFPHMDPWKPEHLQSHLEHFPEGQFCVELDGDIIGSCSSLIINFDEYDDKHTWDDITDEGYITNHDPEGYNLYGIEVMVDPEYQGMKIGKRLYEARKELARELNLKSIIIGGRIPNYHKYQDQLTPRQYVEEVIEKKIYDPVLTFQIMNGFTIMRINPGYLPDDVQSAKYATLMEWNNIDYRAKSKRHFKTAYPVRITVIQYMMKNIESFEEFARQAEYYVDVAYDFGSDFAVFPEIFTTQLMSFLEEKVPSKAVRRLTEYTEEYIELFTYLAMKYNINIVGGSHFVEEDDHIYNIAYLFRRDGTIEKQYKIHVTPNERKWWGIQPGDAVKVFDTDCGKIAIQVCYDIQFPELTRYAVDQGANIIFVPFCTDDRQGYLRVRYCAQARAVENQVYTVIAGTVGNLTQVENMDIQYAQSGIFTPSDFEFARDGIIGECHPNIETVVVGDVDLEILRRQRKSGTVRQLRDRRRDLFEINYKKLNTGENDQKKG
- a CDS encoding SDR family oxidoreductase, encoding MLKGQVAIVTGASRGIGKAIARELAKNGAKLTITGSSDEVHRTKRELEDEGCQDILSFRADVTKEIEVDQVVQSTRTSLGSVDILVNNAGVGVSKKVEDITVEEWRKTFEVNVQGVFLFTKAVIPIMKQQQSGTIITVSSDVARYSLADKGSLYTATKYAVQGFIGSVAQELQQDGIRVSTINPGLVDTNLADTKKDETSKKDWLKAEEVAEAVRYMAEAPKHMVIDEMYLHPLCQEYPRT
- a CDS encoding YhdB family protein, which produces MVIPDYDKALYYTLWGQWDDLLVLMVRTQDDFLAKKIETFLHAFHYTRSEQTVIDSHENLLHYIDHAMAHTPAIEIEL
- a CDS encoding YhcN/YlaJ family sporulation lipoprotein, producing the protein MKWKAIGVTLLGTAMLMGCQNNDGNQTGQGTDDNGVQQTRFNNTTDYPNQGNRPGDDDWMDNRNMANNGENADNQGNQNGNNDQYEVDEQLGDRIAEQVDDIDRAYVLTTGNNVYVAAELNKGTNGNNGNGGNNNDTGGNNNGDDGNNANFGNNGNNGNNNGTNGNNGNNGGDNQVSNRIKEEVSKVVKEADDNVENVYVSTNPDFVNLTNNYAQDVQNGEPVEGFFEQFGEMTQRLFPQNR
- a CDS encoding class I SAM-dependent DNA methyltransferase → MGREFIDLFNEWAGSYDETVTGHDPQYRAVFDKYDTILEEVTNNSRGNVLEFGVGTGNLSKKLMDAGHKVIGVEPSAAMREATAKKFPDFQVEDGDFLTYPQPETPISTIVSTYAFHHLTDEEKGRAIKGFSELLPAGGKIVFADTAYQDEETKQQIHQQAKQNGYNDLLYDLTTEYYPMLDVLQSLFEDNGFYVTFKQMNQFVWLMIAEKQ
- a CDS encoding S-ribosylhomocysteine lyase; the encoded protein is MPEKMNVESFNLDHTKVKAPYVRLVGVTTGQSGDKVYKYDIRFCQPNKAHMEMPGLHSIEHLMAENIRNHIDNVLDIGPMGCQTGFYLAILNNDSYEDVLDALEKTLQDVLEATEVPACNEVQCGWAANHSLEGAKKIAADMLEKKDEWQQVFAE